The Patescibacteria group bacterium genome window below encodes:
- the ftsA gene encoding cell division protein FtsA has protein sequence MKDSIIAGLDIGSTETRLVVGQRMQTDQGDRLQIVGALSVPSAGVSRGIINSIEDATACISAVLEKAERLLGTNLESVWVGINGPSVKCQNSRGVVAVSRSDSEVNQEDFARVIEAAQALATPPNYEILHVIPLKFIVDNQEDVKNPIGMTGIRLEAVTLIVQNLSSQIKNFTKAVDHTSLSIDDIVFSPMAAASVVVSNKQKELGVAVINIGASTTSLAVFEEGELIHAAVIPLGSSHITSDIAIGLRCSIGLAEKIKIKYGSSRSDLFTKKDEVDISDLLEEEDGDDNPIISRKFIADIIEARVEEIFEKVDAELNRIERSGMLPAGLCLIGGGAKLSGLVETAKKKMRLPAHLGANRSVATVVDKVNELEYLTALGLAVWGDQMSLDSQSPKRSLEIPAVGKAVNMVKGWLKNLKP, from the coding sequence ATGAAAGATTCAATTATTGCCGGTTTAGATATCGGATCAACAGAAACCCGACTGGTAGTCGGGCAAAGAATGCAGACTGATCAGGGAGATCGTCTGCAAATTGTCGGTGCCTTGTCCGTGCCTTCAGCTGGAGTAAGCAGGGGAATTATTAATAGCATTGAAGATGCTACTGCTTGTATTTCGGCAGTCCTAGAAAAGGCCGAGAGGCTTTTAGGAACAAATCTAGAGTCTGTTTGGGTGGGTATTAACGGGCCTAGTGTTAAGTGTCAGAACAGTCGTGGGGTAGTGGCAGTTAGTCGCAGTGATAGTGAAGTCAATCAGGAAGATTTTGCGAGAGTTATTGAAGCCGCCCAAGCCTTAGCTACCCCTCCCAACTACGAGATTTTACATGTTATACCTCTTAAATTTATTGTAGATAATCAAGAAGACGTAAAAAATCCTATTGGTATGACTGGTATTCGTTTAGAGGCTGTTACTTTGATCGTACAGAACTTATCCAGTCAAATTAAGAATTTTACTAAGGCGGTTGATCATACTTCTTTATCCATAGATGATATTGTTTTCTCACCAATGGCGGCTGCTAGTGTAGTGGTTAGTAATAAGCAAAAAGAGTTAGGTGTGGCGGTTATTAATATTGGCGCTTCTACCACCAGTTTAGCGGTTTTTGAGGAAGGTGAGCTGATTCATGCAGCGGTTATTCCTTTAGGTTCTTCTCATATAACCTCAGACATTGCCATTGGACTTCGTTGCTCTATTGGTTTAGCTGAGAAGATTAAGATTAAATATGGTAGTTCTCGTTCTGATCTTTTTACCAAAAAAGATGAAGTAGATATTTCCGACTTACTGGAAGAAGAGGATGGCGATGATAACCCGATTATCTCTCGTAAGTTTATTGCCGATATTATTGAAGCCAGAGTTGAAGAGATTTTTGAAAAGGTGGACGCTGAACTTAATAGGATAGAACGTTCAGGCATGTTGCCGGCTGGACTTTGCCTGATCGGTGGCGGAGCTAAGCTTTCCGGTTTAGTAGAAACTGCTAAAAAGAAAATGCGTTTGCCTGCTCATCTTGGCGCTAACCGCAGTGTAGCGACGGTGGTTGATAAGGTTAATGAGCTTGAATATTTAACTGCTCTTGGTTTAGCTGTTTGGGGTGATCAGATGTCTTTAGATAGTCAGTCTCCAAAAAGATCTTTGGAAATACCAGCAGTAGGTAAAGCGGTGAATATGGTTAAGGGTTGGCTTAAGAATTTAAAACCTTAA
- the ybeY gene encoding rRNA maturation RNase YbeY — translation MTVEVVNITPGRVQQSLIKRAALATLDHFREKRTVTVAVVGEKRIRELNRVYRQKDYATDVLSFVEAEAEASDPSTLGEVVINYKQVKKQAAAYGHGLRYELAFIVIHGVLHLLGYEDKTKKGVTTMEELGHKIVKKLKL, via the coding sequence ATGACCGTGGAAGTTGTTAATATCACGCCTGGGCGTGTTCAACAATCTTTAATCAAGCGGGCCGCCTTGGCTACGCTTGATCATTTTAGGGAAAAAAGAACGGTTACGGTAGCAGTGGTCGGGGAAAAAAGAATAAGAGAACTTAATAGAGTTTATCGGCAAAAAGACTATGCGACGGATGTTTTATCTTTTGTTGAGGCTGAGGCTGAAGCTAGCGATCCTTCCACTCTGGGAGAAGTAGTTATTAATTATAAGCAGGTTAAAAAACAAGCCGCTGCCTATGGGCATGGCTTACGTTATGAGTTGGCTTTTATCGTTATTCATGGAGTCTTACATCTTCTTGGTTATGAAGATAAGACTAAAAAAGGAGTTACCACTATGGAAGAGCTTGGTCATAAAATAGTTAAAAAATTAAAATTATGA
- the rpsB gene encoding 30S ribosomal protein S2: MSKKISVESPSVADMLEAGMHFGHRTSKWHPKMKPYIFEARKGIHIINLDISREKFQTALDFISQSVAQGKNILLVGTKQQVKQKIQELAEEVGMPYVNQRWLGGTLTNFNVIKNSIRTFRDLTEDQAAGKLEKYTKKEQLQFNRKITKLSKLVGGLSTLNRVPDIIFIWDIKQEKTALTEAKKRGLPIVAICDTNVNPDGIDYIIPGNDDASKTVDLVLAAIKGAIKEAGQRKEEEIKDKE; this comes from the coding sequence ATGTCAAAAAAAATATCTGTCGAGTCACCGAGTGTGGCCGACATGCTTGAAGCAGGTATGCATTTCGGACACCGCACTTCCAAGTGGCATCCGAAAATGAAGCCTTATATCTTTGAAGCCCGTAAGGGTATTCATATTATTAACCTGGATATTAGCAGGGAAAAATTTCAGACAGCTCTTGATTTTATCTCGCAGTCTGTTGCCCAAGGAAAAAATATTCTATTGGTTGGAACTAAGCAGCAGGTTAAACAAAAGATTCAGGAATTGGCCGAGGAAGTCGGTATGCCTTACGTTAACCAACGTTGGTTGGGAGGTACTTTAACTAATTTTAATGTAATTAAAAATTCCATTAGAACCTTCCGTGATTTAACTGAAGATCAGGCAGCTGGTAAGTTGGAAAAATATACCAAAAAAGAACAACTTCAGTTTAATCGTAAGATTACCAAACTATCCAAGTTGGTTGGGGGTTTATCTACTTTAAATCGTGTACCGGACATTATTTTTATCTGGGATATTAAGCAAGAAAAAACCGCTTTAACCGAAGCTAAAAAAAGAGGTTTGCCAATTGTCGCTATTTGCGATACTAACGTTAACCCAGATGGTATTGACTACATTATCCCCGGTAATGATGACGCTTCTAAAACCGTGGATTTGGTATTGGCAGCCATTAAAGGGGCCATTAAAGAGGCCGGACAAAGAAAAGAAGAAGAAATTAAGGATAAGGAATAG
- a CDS encoding diacylglycerol kinase — MTKKYHHYKKSFSFAKRGLQKVWREEANFRLEFIIAILVIALAIFLKLSLDRLAVIILACGAVLALELFNTMIEFVSDLLKPRLNHYVQHIKDIAAAAVLVASLTAIAIGALILVPPLWRLIWQV, encoded by the coding sequence ATGACAAAAAAATATCATCATTATAAAAAAAGCTTTTCTTTTGCCAAAAGAGGCTTACAAAAAGTTTGGCGTGAAGAAGCTAATTTTAGATTGGAATTTATTATAGCCATTTTAGTTATTGCTTTGGCGATCTTTTTAAAACTCAGCCTTGATCGTTTAGCGGTAATTATTTTAGCTTGCGGAGCTGTTTTAGCCTTAGAGCTTTTTAATACCATGATTGAGTTTGTTAGTGATCTATTAAAGCCAAGACTAAATCATTATGTTCAGCATATTAAAGATATTGCCGCTGCCGCTGTGCTAGTAGCTTCCTTAACCGCCATTGCCATCGGAGCCTTGATTTTAGTGCCACCGCTCTGGCGTTTGATTTGGCAAGTTTAG
- a CDS encoding Ig-like domain-containing protein, with the protein MKTPFKTLIISFTLLASCLAIILFGATEPLMAQETEFGITQNQGVDTGLEFAEGIGLSKTDPRIMAARIIQIALGFLGILAVGLIIYAGFIWMTSKGDEEKVSKAKTILKNGAIGLVIVLGSFAIATFVLGRLQQSLGGGSGDPGSGDPGTGGTTVFAVQSTTPANNMQNVPRNAIIRFSFTKNLQESSVNANSFIVSYVNQTGGNSVIDGAISIVNGRYVEFTPSATCDEPNQNINCFEAGRQVSVEAAGSLGGILSINNETLFCSGSYNCSILFTVGNWLDTEAPRVNILNRQICAAAENIIEASSIDNYGVSHIDFYVNEEFLDRRQNDSNPFVGSPFNTSAIWNSTGYEVGQVVGLKVTAYDLDNNTGTAEEFISLSPSHCCNGIQDGDETGIDCGGSCLACTGQACAVDNQIPEQCSDDLCSSGLCSTLGSSSEICDDAGYGGDISSCCLCQGRPKIEWISPMGGFCSNDVNQYCRDDQVCGSDGHCERGVPNGAPGNFVTIGGQGFGAQKGKVFFTDNNGNLVEAALADDPGLGNAQCTGQAWRDEQIIAVVPSSVGNGGITVELANGQVRDASNDAFGPLVNDFVRNNIERPGVCLISPDSGVFNQNVQYQGVKLNASEAYFGNLYQNIKSPLSSFSDKSGTASVPNLQDGQTTTFVEKVGVESNFLGFVKDPEPYTGPIISSIEPSSGPIGQYVTVRGSGFGHIRGTSNLYFGPTDGILADYNFPEICADSVWSDNQIIVKVPSGVSLGEFYKLTLSASGYPPVDSGTLRFQVMEGTPDPGICRVSPIIGQPNQFINIYGEYFRDKDENSAARFYNQQNQSGNALAEWAIDQSASGIKPWKVLTSVPQNSQTGPLRILAGSPMQLSNSVNFAVGSCQQNADCGGSQVCCLAGLPEGGKCKDNEMQCYGNILTSVYEWRFNTGSEFACAADQEQCGTVCCATGSCERDPETGEPQNKCEGCLEDQNKCGNGQCCNGACNPGNNGQPSYCDDPPSCSGYNLLQCMENYFCPNSPGNCSPVQASGQVIVTGQCGNQACADLPGCELGGCVYNNSLNKCVKSGSGVYDCSRRAMLDTQQNTILLNNQPAMGTCETFQGTPRWHINWNGTSCPQGWGGVTSGNNRCVENLTNINGPCSLCSSPGSCLSVGNNGVCAVGDNICDADSECNANTNQCEKLDAGSCECCCDKNKNTPEGNPGCCYGLSCGYSCGQGQTNNADFGFCSGCAPNGVPNDALCNCENSSGKFCAYDPVKYPTGACMDCSSITDPYECSQRPGCCVDAMDNNRCTGLGDRDYIIEEGEPGGQLRGGNSLYQGRDEGARESIIIERGEGQVGERGDGEVGSGSLKFCGYYNCTNQYPENSCSPLVFKEGSYITRQICESSCPAAQIPCSADMNTCSNPSCPSGMKCDGSSCNCVPDTTGPGNPCRDGETGACTITCSLGHQCMVKNPYSGGDIGSTGDDDTCRCCCKPPTADDPTDSCHNLHPSLSCLADQGSCSGGERGLCCGCTSDGQCGDVATTGCGTRGNRCCQARPRVEVDSHSPAPESLDVCRNTAITVIFDQEMDISSFSNDKIVVFGDYGRDVCPLGMAPVMPTGGQASQPVSWWRKIASTLLPSFDFARANNTNSSYCYVQGNVTGVKISMGRTRANFNLTKALDPNRDYYVAVRGDADLAQVTPGNNKPYYNNGITNIAGVGMIGRSWLRGGGNIVKFNNVDFSNAEVWKFRTGSDVCRLNSVRIDPSFRLFNRINQSENFIAEARSSNGSLIQSIPGVYSWSWTWSSANNEVASVTQSPSALDTALVKPGNRRDAQTVVRATSEITFDDIGGSGTNSTVGQTRTGTAQIRVFLCENPWPPYSIWLLGSWPWSDQRTGIEFYYCRDAGGFGTQDDLPALDENPVTRDPDNKICMIGSNAGQSCNNDGDCGGNILGSCLPALLREYFFFRAPMPAGAPVLDKENSIINPLGREVTLNWSAVSDAVKYKVYYGLASRSYNRSFETESTSETISGLSNGARYYFAVTALTAQNQETDFSNEISLIPRDITPPPVPQIQASAGNEAISLFWEPASDARKYIAYIGISSNNYLHNMVTTYPFSSTGTPKVVFPLLNNNTDYYLAVRSVDMYGNVSDYSNQVTWRPNRPNLISATPGGSSITLRWLPFVGAQGYTVYVSGGQSEPLEINASGTQLTVSNLVDGTNYNFSIRARFGQNQLSEPSNSLNATPGGIRP; encoded by the coding sequence ATGAAAACCCCTTTTAAGACTTTAATCATTTCCTTTACTTTATTAGCTTCATGTTTGGCTATTATTTTATTTGGGGCGACTGAACCTTTGATGGCTCAAGAGACTGAGTTCGGAATAACCCAAAATCAAGGGGTTGATACAGGTCTTGAATTTGCCGAAGGTATAGGTCTTTCTAAAACAGACCCACGGATTATGGCTGCTCGTATTATTCAGATTGCTTTGGGCTTCTTGGGTATTTTGGCGGTTGGTTTAATAATCTATGCCGGTTTTATTTGGATGACCTCCAAGGGGGATGAAGAAAAAGTTTCTAAAGCCAAAACTATTTTAAAAAACGGAGCTATTGGTTTGGTTATAGTATTAGGTTCTTTTGCCATTGCTACTTTTGTTTTGGGTAGATTACAGCAGTCTCTCGGTGGTGGCTCGGGTGATCCTGGTAGCGGTGATCCAGGAACCGGTGGGACTACAGTTTTTGCGGTACAAAGCACTACACCAGCCAATAACATGCAAAACGTTCCCCGTAACGCGATTATCCGGTTTAGTTTCACTAAAAATCTTCAAGAATCTTCAGTTAATGCCAATTCATTTATTGTCTCTTATGTTAATCAAACAGGCGGTAATTCAGTGATAGATGGTGCAATTTCTATTGTTAACGGTAGATACGTTGAATTTACCCCTTCTGCAACTTGTGATGAACCAAATCAGAACATTAACTGTTTTGAGGCTGGTAGGCAAGTTTCAGTAGAGGCGGCTGGTAGCTTGGGTGGTATTTTAAGTATTAATAATGAAACTCTATTTTGTTCAGGTTCATATAATTGTAGTATTCTTTTTACAGTCGGTAATTGGCTTGATACCGAGGCACCTAGGGTTAATATTTTAAATCGTCAGATTTGTGCGGCGGCTGAAAATATTATTGAAGCCAGCAGTATAGATAATTATGGTGTTTCTCATATAGATTTTTATGTTAATGAAGAATTTCTAGATAGACGACAAAATGATTCCAATCCTTTTGTTGGTAGCCCTTTTAATACTTCCGCTATTTGGAACTCTACTGGTTATGAGGTTGGACAAGTTGTTGGTTTAAAAGTTACGGCTTATGACTTAGACAATAACACAGGTACGGCCGAGGAATTTATTAGCCTTTCTCCATCACATTGTTGTAATGGTATACAAGATGGTGATGAAACTGGTATTGATTGTGGAGGTAGTTGTTTAGCTTGTACTGGTCAGGCTTGTGCGGTAGATAATCAGATCCCTGAGCAATGTAGTGATGATCTTTGTTCTTCCGGTCTTTGTTCAACCCTTGGTTCTTCCTCTGAGATTTGTGATGATGCTGGTTACGGGGGAGATATTTCATCATGTTGTCTTTGTCAGGGTAGACCAAAAATAGAATGGATTAGTCCAATGGGAGGTTTTTGTAGTAATGATGTTAATCAGTACTGTCGGGATGATCAAGTTTGTGGTTCAGACGGTCATTGTGAAAGAGGCGTACCCAATGGAGCGCCAGGTAATTTTGTTACCATTGGCGGACAAGGTTTTGGAGCCCAAAAAGGTAAGGTTTTCTTTACCGACAATAATGGTAATTTAGTTGAAGCGGCTTTAGCGGATGATCCTGGTTTGGGTAATGCTCAGTGTACGGGTCAAGCCTGGAGAGATGAGCAAATTATAGCTGTTGTGCCATCTAGTGTAGGTAACGGCGGTATTACGGTGGAATTAGCCAATGGACAGGTCAGAGACGCTTCTAATGATGCTTTTGGCCCCTTGGTTAACGACTTTGTTCGTAATAATATTGAAAGACCGGGTGTTTGTCTTATTTCTCCAGACTCCGGAGTTTTTAATCAGAATGTTCAGTACCAAGGAGTTAAGCTAAATGCTTCTGAGGCTTATTTTGGTAATCTTTATCAAAATATAAAATCACCTCTTTCTTCTTTCTCGGACAAATCTGGTACTGCTTCAGTGCCAAATCTCCAAGACGGACAAACCACTACTTTTGTAGAAAAGGTTGGTGTAGAAAGTAACTTCCTGGGTTTCGTTAAAGACCCTGAGCCATATACCGGACCGATTATTTCCTCTATTGAGCCATCCAGTGGTCCGATTGGTCAATATGTAACCGTTCGTGGTTCTGGTTTTGGTCATATAAGAGGTACGAGTAATCTTTATTTTGGTCCGACAGATGGAATTTTAGCTGATTATAATTTCCCTGAAATTTGCGCAGACAGTGTTTGGAGCGATAATCAGATTATAGTTAAGGTTCCTAGTGGAGTCAGTCTTGGAGAATTTTATAAACTTACTTTATCAGCCTCAGGTTATCCGCCGGTAGACAGCGGTACACTACGTTTCCAGGTTATGGAAGGTACACCTGATCCCGGTATTTGTCGTGTTTCTCCGATAATCGGACAACCTAACCAATTTATAAATATTTACGGAGAATATTTCCGTGATAAAGACGAAAACAGTGCAGCTCGTTTTTATAACCAACAAAATCAGTCCGGTAATGCCTTAGCGGAGTGGGCCATAGACCAGAGCGCTTCAGGTATTAAGCCTTGGAAAGTCTTAACTTCAGTTCCGCAAAATTCTCAAACCGGTCCTTTGCGTATTTTGGCCGGCTCACCGATGCAATTAAGTAACAGTGTTAATTTCGCAGTTGGTAGTTGTCAGCAAAATGCAGATTGTGGTGGTAGTCAAGTTTGTTGTTTAGCCGGTTTACCAGAAGGTGGTAAGTGTAAAGATAATGAAATGCAATGTTATGGTAATATTTTAACTAGTGTTTATGAGTGGCGTTTTAATACTGGCTCAGAGTTTGCTTGTGCTGCAGATCAAGAACAATGTGGTACGGTTTGTTGTGCTACTGGTTCTTGCGAAAGAGATCCTGAAACCGGAGAGCCGCAAAATAAGTGTGAGGGTTGTTTAGAAGATCAAAATAAGTGCGGTAATGGGCAGTGCTGTAATGGCGCTTGCAATCCTGGTAATAACGGGCAGCCAAGTTACTGCGATGATCCGCCATCTTGCAGCGGCTATAATTTGTTGCAATGTATGGAAAATTATTTCTGTCCCAATTCTCCGGGTAACTGTTCCCCAGTACAAGCCAGTGGGCAGGTGATTGTTACCGGTCAATGTGGAAACCAAGCTTGTGCTGATCTACCTGGTTGTGAGCTTGGAGGTTGTGTTTATAATAATTCTCTTAACAAATGTGTTAAGAGTGGTTCCGGTGTTTATGATTGTAGTCGTCGTGCCATGCTTGACACCCAACAAAATACGATTTTATTGAATAACCAGCCAGCTATGGGTACTTGTGAAACTTTCCAGGGAACCCCACGTTGGCATATTAATTGGAACGGTACCAGTTGTCCGCAGGGCTGGGGAGGTGTTACTAGTGGTAACAATCGTTGTGTTGAAAATTTAACCAATATTAACGGACCCTGTTCTCTTTGTTCTTCTCCCGGTAGTTGTTTAAGTGTTGGTAATAACGGTGTTTGTGCTGTGGGAGATAATATTTGTGACGCTGACTCGGAATGTAATGCAAATACTAATCAATGTGAAAAATTGGATGCCGGCAGTTGTGAATGTTGTTGTGATAAAAATAAAAATACTCCGGAAGGTAATCCAGGCTGCTGCTATGGTCTAAGTTGTGGTTATTCTTGTGGACAGGGACAAACTAATAATGCGGATTTTGGTTTTTGCAGCGGTTGTGCACCAAACGGAGTACCAAACGATGCTCTATGTAATTGTGAAAACTCTTCCGGTAAGTTTTGTGCCTATGATCCCGTTAAATACCCCACAGGCGCTTGTATGGACTGTTCGTCTATTACCGATCCTTATGAATGTTCCCAAAGACCGGGTTGTTGTGTGGATGCTATGGATAATAATCGTTGTACCGGCTTAGGAGATAGAGATTATATTATTGAAGAAGGCGAGCCTGGCGGTCAATTAAGAGGCGGTAACAGTCTTTATCAAGGCAGAGACGAGGGGGCTAGAGAGTCAATTATTATTGAAAGAGGTGAGGGGCAAGTGGGAGAGAGGGGTGATGGAGAAGTAGGGTCTGGTTCGCTTAAATTCTGCGGTTATTATAATTGTACCAATCAATACCCAGAAAACAGTTGTAGTCCTTTGGTTTTTAAAGAAGGATCTTATATCACCAGACAAATTTGTGAATCTTCTTGCCCAGCTGCTCAAATTCCTTGTAGTGCAGATATGAACACTTGTTCAAATCCTAGCTGTCCATCTGGTATGAAATGTGACGGTTCAAGCTGTAATTGTGTGCCTGATACGACCGGTCCCGGTAATCCTTGTAGAGATGGAGAAACCGGCGCTTGTACTATAACCTGTAGCCTGGGTCATCAATGTATGGTTAAAAATCCTTATAGTGGAGGAGATATAGGTAGTACAGGAGATGATGACACTTGTCGTTGTTGTTGTAAGCCACCGACAGCCGATGATCCAACCGATTCATGTCATAATTTACACCCTAGTTTATCTTGTTTGGCTGATCAGGGATCTTGCAGTGGAGGAGAGCGTGGTTTGTGTTGTGGTTGTACTAGTGATGGACAATGCGGAGATGTCGCTACCACCGGTTGCGGTACCAGAGGTAATCGTTGTTGCCAGGCACGTCCGAGGGTTGAAGTAGATAGTCATAGTCCGGCTCCTGAATCTTTGGACGTTTGTCGTAATACAGCAATTACTGTTATTTTTGATCAGGAAATGGATATTTCTAGTTTTAGTAATGATAAAATTGTGGTTTTCGGGGATTACGGTAGAGATGTCTGTCCATTAGGTATGGCACCAGTTATGCCGACCGGCGGACAGGCTTCTCAGCCAGTAAGTTGGTGGAGAAAAATAGCTTCAACACTCTTACCTAGCTTTGATTTTGCCAGAGCTAATAATACCAATAGTTCATACTGTTATGTTCAAGGCAATGTTACTGGTGTTAAAATTTCCATGGGTCGTACTCGCGCTAACTTTAACTTAACTAAGGCGCTTGATCCTAATAGAGATTATTATGTAGCTGTTAGGGGAGATGCTGATTTGGCTCAGGTTACTCCTGGTAATAATAAACCTTATTACAATAACGGAATTACTAATATTGCTGGTGTTGGTATGATTGGTCGTTCTTGGCTAAGAGGAGGAGGTAATATAGTTAAGTTTAATAATGTTGATTTTAGTAATGCTGAAGTTTGGAAATTTAGGACAGGCTCAGATGTTTGCCGTTTAAATAGTGTTAGGATTGATCCTTCATTCCGTCTCTTTAACAGAATTAATCAGTCTGAGAATTTTATTGCTGAGGCTCGTTCAAGTAATGGTTCCTTGATACAGTCCATTCCTGGTGTTTACAGTTGGTCATGGACTTGGTCTTCAGCTAACAATGAAGTGGCTTCGGTTACACAGTCTCCTTCGGCCTTGGATACCGCTTTGGTTAAACCGGGTAATAGAAGAGATGCTCAAACTGTAGTGAGGGCTACTTCGGAAATCACCTTTGATGATATCGGGGGTAGTGGAACGAATTCCACTGTCGGACAAACTAGGACAGGGACGGCGCAAATCAGAGTTTTCTTGTGTGAGAATCCTTGGCCACCTTATTCCATTTGGTTATTAGGCTCTTGGCCTTGGTCTGACCAAAGAACTGGTATCGAATTTTATTATTGTCGTGATGCTGGAGGTTTTGGCACCCAGGACGATTTACCAGCCCTTGATGAAAATCCGGTTACTAGAGATCCAGATAATAAAATCTGTATGATTGGCTCAAATGCCGGACAAAGTTGTAATAATGATGGAGATTGTGGAGGAAATATTCTGGGCTCTTGTTTACCTGCTCTACTAAGAGAATACTTCTTCTTTAGAGCCCCTATGCCGGCAGGTGCTCCAGTGCTTGATAAAGAAAATTCAATTATTAATCCCCTAGGCAGAGAAGTTACTTTAAATTGGAGCGCAGTCTCTGATGCTGTTAAGTATAAAGTATATTATGGCTTAGCTTCTCGTTCTTATAACAGATCTTTTGAAACCGAGAGTACCAGCGAAACTATTAGCGGTTTGTCTAATGGAGCTAGATATTATTTTGCTGTTACGGCCTTAACTGCTCAAAACCAAGAAACAGATTTCTCTAATGAAATATCATTGATACCTCGTGATATAACACCACCCCCGGTTCCCCAAATTCAAGCCAGTGCTGGCAATGAAGCTATTTCTCTTTTCTGGGAACCGGCGAGTGATGCCAGGAAATATATTGCTTATATAGGTATTTCAAGCAATAATTATCTTCATAATATGGTAACCACTTATCCTTTTTCTTCCACTGGTACTCCAAAAGTTGTTTTCCCACTACTTAATAATAACACCGATTATTATTTAGCTGTTCGTTCGGTGGATATGTACGGTAATGTTAGTGACTACTCTAATCAGGTTACTTGGCGACCTAATCGCCCAAATCTTATTTCAGCTACACCAGGTGGTAGTTCTATTACTTTAAGATGGTTGCCTTTTGTGGGCGCTCAGGGGTATACTGTCTATGTGAGTGGCGGGCAGTCTGAACCTTTGGAAATTAACGCTTCAGGTACCCAGTTAACAGTTTCTAACCTTGTTGATGGTACTAATTATAACTTCTCTATTAGGGCTAGATTTGGACAGAATCAGTTAAGTGAACCGTCTAACAGTTTAAATGCTACTCCTGGAGGTATAAGACCTTAA
- the ftsZ gene encoding cell division protein FtsZ, translating to MAEVKPMVESFAKIKVVGVGGSGGSALNRMIESGIKGVEFIAINTDVQALHYNKASKKIHIGKTITKGLGAGMNPELGRAAAEEAQNEIRDSLKDANMVFITCGLGGGTGTGAAPVVAELARDIGALTVAVVTKPFSFEGGQRKQIAERGMADISDKVDTIIAIPNDKILQVIEKKTSILDAFMVVDEVLRQGVQGISEIITVPQSINLDFKDVSAVMSGSGTALMGIGQASGENRAIEAAKMAINSPLLETSIEGARGILFIVVGGNDLSMHEVSEAAKVITSSADEDAKVIFGVMIDPKYKDEVKITVVATGFNGKRPVGTSSTIDQVPQRSYSPTPFIEEDQNKVSPPPPKSKPSALKMAQSEPANKKPSAEEEEDDELSIPTFIRKKMM from the coding sequence ATGGCAGAAGTTAAACCAATGGTGGAAAGTTTCGCCAAGATAAAAGTTGTCGGAGTTGGTGGTTCCGGCGGCAGTGCTTTAAACCGCATGATTGAAAGCGGTATTAAGGGCGTGGAATTTATCGCCATCAACACTGATGTGCAAGCCTTGCATTATAATAAAGCTTCTAAGAAAATTCATATCGGTAAGACCATTACTAAGGGATTGGGAGCTGGTATGAATCCTGAATTGGGAAGAGCGGCAGCTGAAGAAGCACAAAACGAAATTCGTGATTCTCTTAAAGACGCTAACATGGTTTTTATCACTTGTGGATTAGGTGGAGGAACAGGTACCGGGGCAGCTCCGGTAGTTGCTGAGTTAGCCAGAGACATAGGCGCTTTAACTGTAGCGGTGGTTACCAAACCTTTTTCTTTTGAAGGTGGACAAAGAAAACAAATTGCTGAAAGAGGTATGGCTGATATTAGCGACAAGGTAGATACTATTATTGCTATTCCTAATGATAAGATTTTACAAGTTATTGAAAAAAAGACTTCTATCCTTGATGCCTTTATGGTGGTTGATGAAGTTTTAAGACAAGGAGTTCAAGGAATCTCCGAAATTATTACCGTACCACAATCCATTAACTTGGACTTTAAAGACGTCTCGGCTGTTATGTCCGGCTCTGGTACTGCTTTAATGGGCATTGGACAGGCTTCTGGTGAGAATAGGGCGATTGAAGCTGCCAAGATGGCTATTAACTCTCCTTTACTCGAAACTTCCATTGAGGGTGCTCGTGGTATTCTCTTTATTGTGGTTGGTGGAAATGATTTATCTATGCACGAAGTAAGTGAAGCCGCCAAAGTAATAACCTCCTCAGCTGACGAAGACGCTAAGGTAATTTTCGGAGTTATGATAGATCCGAAATATAAAGATGAAGTAAAAATTACGGTGGTAGCTACTGGCTTTAACGGCAAGAGACCGGTGGGAACTTCTTCAACTATTGATCAGGTACCCCAACGTTCATATAGCCCAACGCCTTTTATTGAAGAAGATCAAAACAAAGTCTCTCCTCCTCCTCCTAAAAGTAAACCATCGGCTTTAAAAATGGCTCAGTCTGAACCAGCTAATAAGAAGCCCTCAGCCGAGGAAGAAGAAGATGATGAACTATCTATTCCGACTTTTATCCGTAAAAAGATGATGTAA